The DNA sequence CTAGCTTGGAGGAGGTTTGGTTTGAGTAAAACTATATCTCCAGAACTAACATAATTCTTTAACCCGCCCAATGATTCCAAACAAGTTTTCGTTGCAGTGTGAACATCATTAATTGAATAAGATTTACACTCACTCACTGCTATTTCGGTTTTTTCCATTAAAACGCCTTTATATGTCTAAAGTTTTTATTTCGAGAAAAAAAATATGAAAATTAAAACTTTTTTATTAATTAGAATTATTTAAGGTCAATAATTAATATTTTAAATGTTTTAATAATTCTTTTCTGGCTTCTCCAATAGTTAAGGGGTATGGTTTATTAAAGGGAAGACCATCTTCCTTTCCCAGTATTTCCATGAGATGTGCAATCCGGGGTAGTCGGAGATTAGCGTTTCTAATGGTTACTTCATCATTAAAAACTGTTTGGGGTGTTCCTTCCTTAATAATTTGACCTTCATTAATGATATAAACACTTGAAGCATATAAAGGGACTAAATCAACGTCATGAGTGGATATTACTATAGACATACCTTCTTTATTCAATTGGTAGAGTATGCGCAGGATCTGGGATGCTCCTTTAGGGTCTAATCCACTAGTGGGTTCGTCCAGTACCATTATCTCAGGACGCATAGCCAGTATCCCAGCTATGGCCACCCTTTTTTTTTCACCCCCACTGAGGTGATGAGGGGGCTTATTACCGTATCCTTCCATTCCCACTCTT is a window from the Methanobacterium sp. genome containing:
- a CDS encoding ATP-binding cassette domain-containing protein; protein product: MNVIETKDVSYKYPDGTLALEKVNFQAPKGKIIALLGPNGAGKSTLFLHFNGILRPSSGTVLVNEKPLDYAKKSLMRVRQKVGIVFQNPDDQLFAPTVAEDVAFGPLNIGLEQDEVEKRVDESLKRVGMEGYGNKPPHHLSGGEKKRVAIAGILAMRPEIMVLDEPTSGLDPKGASQILRILYQLNKEGMSIVISTHDVDLVPLYASSVYIINEGQIIKEGTPQTVFNDEVTIRNANLRLPRIAHLMEILGKEDGLPFNKPYPLTIGEARKELLKHLKY